In a genomic window of Candidatus Thorarchaeota archaeon:
- a CDS encoding 4Fe-4S dicluster domain-containing protein, whose amino-acid sequence MRDDLENKLGLLKYRFDEEAHIVVDKEECSSCESKPCIPSCPAGCFKLEDGELTFQYEDCIECGTCKIICPYDVVDWSYPRGGFGVVFRHG is encoded by the coding sequence ATGAGAGATGATTTGGAGAACAAATTAGGCTTACTGAAATACCGCTTTGATGAAGAAGCTCACATAGTAGTAGACAAGGAGGAGTGTTCATCCTGTGAATCAAAACCCTGTATACCTAGTTGCCCAGCAGGATGTTTCAAGCTGGAAGATGGAGAACTGACGTTCCAGTATGAAGATTGTATCGAGTGCGGAACATGCAAAATCATCTGTCCATATGATGTAGTTGACTGGAGCTATCCCCGTGGTGGATTCGGGGTAGTCTTCAGACATGGCTAA